In Microcebus murinus isolate Inina chromosome 20, M.murinus_Inina_mat1.0, whole genome shotgun sequence, the following are encoded in one genomic region:
- the LOC105859058 gene encoding uncharacterized protein LOC105859058 isoform X1, producing the protein MSWYMTGKAPLPPACPPLHSYYHLLYQGCGEAQVGWHGETYCLGGGYRLFGDAPLATPAKPEAVKPAPRIPNLPPEKRRAPKRRRAVKEGEKDLGCPSPKIRRVLFGDAPLATPAKAEAEKKPVPRAPNLPPEKRRAPKRRRAVQEGEKDLGCPSPKIRRVQHRARRLARKKVARSAAPQKGQMLSSLKHLRPLLQ; encoded by the exons ATGAGCTGGTATATGACTGGGAAAG CACCACTGCCTCCTGCTTGTCCGCCTCTACATAGCTACTACCACCTCCTCTACCAAGGGTGTGGAGAAGCCCAGGTGGGCTGGCATGGGGAGACGTACTGCCTGGGTGGAGGCTACCGGCTCTTCGGGGATGCTCCCTTGGCCACACCAGCAAAGCCTGAAGCAGTGAAGCCAGCCCCCAGAATCCCCAACCTGCCTCCTGAGAAACGCCGGGCTCCCAAGAGACGCCGGGCtgtgaaggagggagagaaagacctAGGTTGCCCTAGCCCAAAAATTCGGCGTGTGCTCTTTGGGGATGCTCCTCTAGCCACACCAGCAAAGGCCGAAGCAGAGAAGAAGCCAGTCCCCAGAGCCCCCAACCTGCCTCCTGAGAAACGCCGGGCTCCCAAGAGACGCCGGGCTGtgcaggagggagagaaagacctCGGCTGCCCTAGCCCCAAAATTCGGCGTGTGCAGCATCGCGCCAGGAGGCTGGCCCGCAAGAAGGTTGCTCGCTCAGCTGCTCCGCAGAAAGGGCAAATGTTGAGCTCCCTTAAACACCTAAGGCCTCTTCTGCAGTGA
- the LOC105859058 gene encoding DPEP2 neighbor protein isoform X2 yields MSDRILYINSNLSSVPWEGCMAAPLPPACPPLHSYYHLLYQGCGEAQVGWHGETYCLGGGYRLFGDAPLATPAKPEAVKPAPRIPNLPPEKRRAPKRRRAVKEGEKDLGCPSPKIRRVLFGDAPLATPAKAEAEKKPVPRAPNLPPEKRRAPKRRRAVQEGEKDLGCPSPKIRRVQHRARRLARKKVARSAAPQKGQMLSSLKHLRPLLQ; encoded by the exons ATGTCTGATCGGATCTTGTATATTAACTCTAACTTGTCCTCTGTCCCCTGGGAGGGCTGCATGGCAG CACCACTGCCTCCTGCTTGTCCGCCTCTACATAGCTACTACCACCTCCTCTACCAAGGGTGTGGAGAAGCCCAGGTGGGCTGGCATGGGGAGACGTACTGCCTGGGTGGAGGCTACCGGCTCTTCGGGGATGCTCCCTTGGCCACACCAGCAAAGCCTGAAGCAGTGAAGCCAGCCCCCAGAATCCCCAACCTGCCTCCTGAGAAACGCCGGGCTCCCAAGAGACGCCGGGCtgtgaaggagggagagaaagacctAGGTTGCCCTAGCCCAAAAATTCGGCGTGTGCTCTTTGGGGATGCTCCTCTAGCCACACCAGCAAAGGCCGAAGCAGAGAAGAAGCCAGTCCCCAGAGCCCCCAACCTGCCTCCTGAGAAACGCCGGGCTCCCAAGAGACGCCGGGCTGtgcaggagggagagaaagacctCGGCTGCCCTAGCCCCAAAATTCGGCGTGTGCAGCATCGCGCCAGGAGGCTGGCCCGCAAGAAGGTTGCTCGCTCAGCTGCTCCGCAGAAAGGGCAAATGTTGAGCTCCCTTAAACACCTAAGGCCTCTTCTGCAGTGA
- the DPEP2 gene encoding dipeptidase 2: MKETILWAILDTELSRRSPLPACLKLHNMQPADLDGPRGLGMRPLLRLLLLLLLLPPQPGTRAQTTPDAPNAPTTPGAPSTRDTPTTPGASSTWDTPTTPGAPSMQELRERARALMRDFPLVDGHNDLPLILRQFSQNGLQGVNLRNFSHGQTSLDRLREGLVGAQFWSAYVPCQTQDRDAMRLTLEQIDLIRRMCASYSELELVTSVEGLNNTRKLACLIGVEGGHSLDNSLSILRAFYVLGVRYLTLTHTCNTPWAESSAKDIHPFYSNVSGLTSFGEKVVAEMNHLGMMVDLSHVSDAVARRALEVSQAPVIFSHSAARGVCNNARNVPDDILQLLKKNGGIVMVSLSMGVVQCNSLANVSTVADHFDHIKAVIGSEFIGIGGDYDGASQFPQGLEDVSKYPVLIEELLRRGWSEEELQGVLRGNLLRVFGQVEQVREENKWQSPLEDKFPDEQLDSSCHSVLPRRHQRQSLVSDQKLTRIPTHQTPRLSSRWSLSKSSPNPAPGLTVVATFPVLILWLCCPS, from the exons ATGAAGGAGACCATCCTCTGGGCAATTCTGGATACTGA GCTATCGCGACGGTCACCTCTGCCCGCCTGCCTCAAGCTGCACAACATGCAGCCAGCGGACCTCGACGGTCCCCGCGGGCTCGGCATGCGACCTCTGCTGCgtctgctgctcctgctgctcctgctgccgcCACAGCCTGGAACTCGCGCCCAGACCACGCCAGACGCCCCTAACGCCCCGACCACGCCCGGTGCCCCCAGCACGCGGGACACCCCCACCACGCCGGGTGCCTCCAGCACGTGGGACACCCCCACCACGCCGGGTGCCCCCAGCATGCAGGAGCTGCGAGAGCGCGCGCGGGCCCTGATGCGGGACTTCCCGCTCGTGGACGG CCACAACGACCTGCCCCTGATCCTGAGGCAGTTTTCCCAGAACGGGCTACAGGGTGTTAACCTGCGCAATTTCAGCCACGgccagaccagcctggacaggCTTAGAGAGGGCCTCGTGGGCGCCCAG TTCTGGTCGGCCTACGTCCCATGCCAGACCCAGGACCGGGATGCCATGCGCCTCACCCTGGAGCAGATTGACCTCATCCGCCGCATGTGTGCCTCCTACTCCGAGCTGGAGCTTGTGACCTCAGTTGAAG GTCTGAACAATACCCGGAAATTGGCCTGCCTCATTGGTGTGGAGGGCGGCCACTCACTGGACAATAGCCTCTCCATCTTGAGAGCCTTCTATGTGCTGGGAGTTCGCTACCTGACGCTCACGCACACCTGCAACACGCCCTG GGCAGAGAGCTCAGCGAAGGACATCCACCCCTTCTACAGTAACGTCAGTGGGCTGACCAGCTTTGGAGAG AAGGTGGTGGCAGAAATGAACCACCTGGGCATGATGGTAGACTTGTCCCATGTCTCGGATGCTGTGGCTCGGCGGGCCCTGGAAGTGTCGCAGGCACCTGTGATCTTTTCCCACTCGGCTGCCCGGGGTGTGTGCAACAATGCTCGGAATGTTCCTGATGACATACTGCAGCTTCTG AAAAAGAATGGTGGCATTGTGATGGTGTCCTTGTCCATGGGAGTGGTGCAGTGCAACTCATTAGCCAATGTGTCCACTGTGGCAG ATCACTTTGACCACATCAAAGCAGTCATCGGATCTGAGTTCATTGGGATCGGCGGAGATTACGATGGGGCCAGCCA GTTCCCTCAGGGGCTGGAGGACGTGTCCAAATACCCAGTACTGATAGAGGAGTTGCTGAGACGTGGCTGGAGTGAGGAAGAGCTTCAGGGTGTCCTTCGTGGCAACCTGCTGCGGGTCTTCGGACAAGTGGAACAG GTACGGGAGGAAAACAAGTGGCAAAGCCCCTTGGAGGACAAGTTCCCGGATGAGCAGCTGGACAGTTCTTGCCACTCTGTCCTCCCGCGTCGGCATCAGAGACAGTCACTGGTTTCAGACCAGAAACTAACCAGGATTCCAACACATCAGACGCCCAGGTTATCATCCAGGTGGTCACTATCAAAGTCTtcccccaacccagccccagGCCTTACAGTTGTTGCCACCTTCCCAGTCCTTATTCTGTGGCTCTGTTGTCCTAGTTAG